In Glandiceps talaboti chromosome 14, keGlaTala1.1, whole genome shotgun sequence, a single genomic region encodes these proteins:
- the LOC144445444 gene encoding acyl-protein thioesterase 1-like isoform X2, which produces MCGNIMSAPVVIPAASKHTATVIFLHGLGDTGHGWAAALAAIKSPYIKYICPTADPIPVTLNAGFRMPSWFDITSLSFNDEEDVEGITKATQNLQGMIEAEEKLGIPSNRIIIGGFSQGGAVALHSALTLSKPLAGIIGLSTWLPLHKQYPGVLKPDNKDTPILQCHGSSDPMVQYKYGELTNTKLKEMNSKVIFKTYPGMAHGSCDAEMKDVEEFIRNCLPPQE; this is translated from the exons atgtgTGGAAACATTATGTCAGCACCTGTAGTAATCCCTGCGGCTTCCAAGCACACAGCAACA GTAATCTTTCTCCATGGACTAGGAGATACAGG ACATGGCTGGGCCGCAGCATTGGCAGCAATCAAATCTCCCTACATAAAATACATCTGTCCAACAGC AGATcccataccagtgactttaaaTGCCGGTTTCCGCATGCCATCCTGGTTTGATATTACCAGTCTGTCATTTAATGATGAGGAGGATGTTGAAGGTATCACCAAAGCCACACAAAATT TACAAGGAATGATAGAAGCAGAAGAGAAGCTAGGCATACCAAGTAATCGTATTATAATTGGTGGATTTTCACAAGGTGGAGCTGTTGCTTTACATTCAGCGTTAACATTAAGCAAACCACTAGCTGGTATCATTGGCCTCAGTACATGGCTACCTCTACACAAGCAATATCCGGGG GTTTTGAAACCAGACAATAAGGACACACCTATCCTACAATGTCATGGTTCATCAGATCCAATGGTACAATACAAGTATGGTGAACTCACCAATACCAAACTAAAAGAAATGAATTCTAAAGTGATCTTCAAAACATACCCAGGCATGGCTCATGGATCATGTGACGCT gAAATGAAAGATGTCGAAGAATTTATCAGAAATTGTCTTCCACCCCAAGAATAA
- the LOC144445444 gene encoding acyl-protein thioesterase 2-like isoform X1, with protein MMTLLELFLVGLSTVTLTVLYDEPIVIEPTSKHTATVIFLHGLGDTGHGWAAALAAIKSPYIKYICPTADPIPVTLNAGFRMPSWFDITSLSFNDEEDVEGITKATQNLQGMIEAEEKLGIPSNRIIIGGFSQGGAVALHSALTLSKPLAGIIGLSTWLPLHKQYPGVLKPDNKDTPILQCHGSSDPMVQYKYGELTNTKLKEMNSKVIFKTYPGMAHGSCDAEMKDVEEFIRNCLPPQE; from the exons ATGATGACATTGCTAGAACTATTCCTGGTTGGTCTATCAACTGTGACGCTCACCGTTTTATATGATGAACCCATTGTGATAGAGCCTACGTCTAAACATACAGCAACA GTAATCTTTCTCCATGGACTAGGAGATACAGG ACATGGCTGGGCCGCAGCATTGGCAGCAATCAAATCTCCCTACATAAAATACATCTGTCCAACAGC AGATcccataccagtgactttaaaTGCCGGTTTCCGCATGCCATCCTGGTTTGATATTACCAGTCTGTCATTTAATGATGAGGAGGATGTTGAAGGTATCACCAAAGCCACACAAAATT TACAAGGAATGATAGAAGCAGAAGAGAAGCTAGGCATACCAAGTAATCGTATTATAATTGGTGGATTTTCACAAGGTGGAGCTGTTGCTTTACATTCAGCGTTAACATTAAGCAAACCACTAGCTGGTATCATTGGCCTCAGTACATGGCTACCTCTACACAAGCAATATCCGGGG GTTTTGAAACCAGACAATAAGGACACACCTATCCTACAATGTCATGGTTCATCAGATCCAATGGTACAATACAAGTATGGTGAACTCACCAATACCAAACTAAAAGAAATGAATTCTAAAGTGATCTTCAAAACATACCCAGGCATGGCTCATGGATCATGTGACGCT gAAATGAAAGATGTCGAAGAATTTATCAGAAATTGTCTTCCACCCCAAGAATAA